AACCAGAAGAGATGGAAGAGACTTCTTGTTGCCATTGCAGGTCCTTTCATGAATGCAGTGCTCGGAGTTCTTATCTTTGCGATAATGAACTGTGTTTCAGGTTATACGTCACTTAATATCGGTCCCGTATCGGAAGGTACGCAGCTAGCAGCCGCAGTGACTGCTGATTCTCCTTATCAGATGGAGGATAGGATCGTTAAGGTCAACGGTGACAGAGTATTTACTTATCTTGATTTCTTCTATGAGCTTGATAATGGTGTCAGGGAAGATCAGGAGATGGTCCTCACCTTGAGATCAGCTGAGACTCATGAGCTCTACGAGATCACGCTTGTTCCCGAGCTTACGACCCGTCCCATGCTCGGTATCACATATAGTCTTGATACGATCGAGGAATATCAGGGCTGGGAGATCTATGCCGTAAGCGAACAGCAAAATGGCGGTAATCCCATCCTTAAGGAAGGTGACATCTTAAGAGAGATCGACGGCAAGCCCGTTATCGATGAGGATTTCGAGGAGTACTTCGCTAACCTTACCGAAGGCGATACCATGCATCTCACATTTGAAAGGGACGGTGAGATCATGGAGGAAGACTGCCTTAAGACAATGATCACTGTCGCTAATTCAAGAGGCGTACGCCTTATCGCTTATGATATAAAGTCAGCTAAGGATTTCTTCGGTGCCGTTAAGACTGCTGCCATGATGCCCGCGACTATCGGTAATATCACAGTTAGAGCTATCGGTGATGTATTTGAGGGCGAGGAAGAAGTCTATAACATGGTCTCCGGTCCCGTTGGTGTTACCTCCGTAGTATCCGAGGTAGTTGACGATCAGAATGATACACTAGCCATAAAGATCGTATCCGTTATCCAGCTTGCAGGTATCATCTCGATCGGTCTTGTGTTTACGAATATGCTCCCGATCCCAGGGCTTGACGGTGTACAGGTCATCCTCATCATTGTCGAGATGGTAATAGGTCACAAACTCTCGAAGAAGAGTGAGACAGTCATCAACGGAATCGGCTTTGTTATGCTCATAGCTTTGATGATATTTGCCTTTGCATCGGATATCATCAGGATCATAGTCGGCGGTTAAAGTCCCATTAATAGTACACCTTGTCGAAATTTTGTCGCGATTGTCGAAATTTGTCGATAAAAACTCGCTTCTGATGCTGATACCCTTACCCCATATCATTTTTATGGAGGTAGTATATGGGCAGCAGGATAAAGGTTGTCAGGATCTATTCATGTTATGCGGACGGACTGGCTAGAGTACCAACGGAGATAGAGATCTCACTTTCGCCGGGACTTCCCACTTTTGACGTTATCGGACTATGTGATTCGACTATAAGAGAGTCCAGAGGCAGGATCAGAGCAGCTCTGATCTCTTCAGGCTTTGTAATGCCTAAAGGTCATATCACGGTATCAATATCTCCCGCGTATCTTCATAAGGGAGGATCTGCTTTCGATCTTCCCACGGCACTCGGGATACTTTGTGTTTCGGGGCAGATAAGTACAACTGCGAATATGAAGATATATGCCGAGGGGGAGCTCGGTCTGACGGGAGAGCTTAAGGGGACGCCGGGTGCGGCTTTAAGGCTTAGAGAGACTTCGGGGTTTGATATCGCGATAGCACCTTCTGCCGAAAAGATGTCAGCAGCATGTGCGAAATTCTCGGGAATGTTATTCGATACTCTGGCGGATGCAGTTGATTCGATCAACAGCGGTTCATATTCACCGATCGATCACGAGCTCTCAACGGATGATTATCTGACTGACAGCAATGAATATCCTGACATCTCGTGCATAAAGGGACAGAGCAAAGCCATGAGAGCGCTTCTCATTGCCGCTGCCGGCAGACATAATATCGTCATACTGGGAAGCCCCGGGTGCGGTAAGACGATGGCAGGTCAGGTGATAAGAGGGTTGATGCCGCAGCTCGCCCCGAAAGAGGCATCAGATCTTTATACGATCTACGAAGGTATAGGATCTTCGGATGAACTTATTACAGGCGAAAGGCCTTTCAGATATATTCATCCCGGCATTTCGTTATCAGGTCTTATCGGATCTGCAGGGAGCCTTAAGCCCGGGGAACTCTCGCTTGCACATAACGGAATAGTCTTTGCCGATGAGCTCTGTGAGTTCAAGCCTGACATACTCGATGCAATGAGGATCCCTCTTGAAAAGCATGCGGTCTCTTTCGCGAAGGACGGTAAGAGATATGAGTTCCCAGCTTCTTTCATGTTCGTCGGAGCAGGTAATCCGTGCAGATGCGGTATGTTCTACGAAAACAAGGTCAGGTGCAAGTGTACGCCGCTTGTACGTGACAGGTACTTGAATAAGATATCGGGACCTTTTGCAGACAGGATAGATATCTTTACGGAGATGAGGACGATATCGGGTGAGGATCTGAAGTCTATAACTTCTGTCAGCGACGAGGATCTGAGCCGGGCATACCGGGAACAGGTTAGTGCTGCCTGGGCGATGCAGCAGGAGCGATATAAGAATGCAGCAGGTACCTTTAACGGATCAAGTGACAGTACTGACGCCGAACTCATGCGCGCGGATAAAGGCGTTATTGAATATGCATCCGAAATAGCCGAGAAGCTTACATCGTCCCCCAGGGGATTCGGGAAACTCATAAGAGTCGGTCGCACCATAGCGGATCTTGACGGCAGAGCGGATATGCGAAAGAGCGATATTGCAGAAGCATCCGTCTACAGAAAGAGGTGATCATATGGATGACAAGACCAGACAGGACATAGAATATGCGGCTTTGAGATTTCATTCGGGACTGACGTCGGCATCCGTAAGAGAGCTATTCGGCAGCGGGATAGTCGAGACTCACAGAGACTTAAGAGCTGATAACATAACTGCCCTGATAAGTAAGATGCGCGAAAGCGATCAGCTAAGTAATAAGACCAGAGAGGCAGCAGATAAGCTCAAGAAGAATACAGATGCGATAAGATCCAATACCGAAAACTATATTGAGATCGCAGAGCGGACAGGAATGTTCACGGTCTCAGAAGATGATCCCGACTATCCGTATCTCTGGAAGGTAATAAGCGGAATGCCTAAGGTCGTTTTTGGAATAGGCGACAGGAGCATCCTTTCGGCATGCCATACTTGCGGTGCCGCTGCGATGGTAGGTTCCAGGACTCCGGGGAGATATTCTCTATATGCTACCGAGCAGTTTGCTTCTCATATGGCACGAGAAGGCATAGTCGTCGTATCGGGCATGGCGCTCGGGATCGACAGAAAGTCACATGAGAGTGCACTTGATGCAGGCGGAAAGAGTATTGCATTCATGCCTTGCGGAGCCGATCAGATCTATCCGTTTCAAAATGCCGATATATATGACCGCATGAAGGCAGAAGGACTCATATTATCCGAGATGCCTCCGGGAAGAAAAGTCATAAAGCAGTATTTCCCGTCCAGGAACAGGCTGATAGCGGGACTTTCAGACGTGTGCCTGATAATGGAAGCGGGACTCTACAGCGGCACATTACATACGGCTTCCTTTGCGGCTAATCAGGGGAAGGATGTCTTTGTACTGCCAAATAATATATATGTAGAGAATTGTCTCGGCGGCCTGATGCTCTTAAAAGACGGTGCCGAAGTTCTGATAAGACCCGAGATCGTGGAGGAGAGGATCAAGGAGAATGTCAGTTACCGATATACCGACCCGAAGCCTGAAACGGCTGAAGACCCGGAGGAAGAAGTAGTCGAGCTGCTGAAGTCGAGACCACTGAGCATCGACGATCTTTGCGCGAGGCTTACGTATCCTTACGAGACTATAGCAGCCGTGCTCACGGGTCTTGAGCTCGCGATGAAAGTCGAGCAGAGTAAAGGGAAGTATGTTTTGACAATTTGCTGATGTTGTCTTATATTAAATTTTTGTAGATAAACTGAATAAGTATGGTGCAATATAAATGGGTAAGAAACTGGTAATAGTTGAGTCGCCTACAAAGGCAAAGACAATTGGAAGATATCTCGGCAAGGACTACAGGATATCGGCTTCGGTAGGTCATATCAGGGATCTGCCCAGGAATTCTATGGGTGTAAATGTCAATGACAGTTTTAAACCTATATATATAACTACCAATGTAAAGGTAGTAAAAGAGCTTCGTGAACTTGCGGAAGATGCAGATTTCGTATATATCGCGACGGACCCTGACCGCGAGGGAGAAGCTATCGCATGGCATGTAGCACATGTACTTAAGATCGATCCTA
The window above is part of the Ruminococcaceae bacterium KH2T8 genome. Proteins encoded here:
- a CDS encoding RIP metalloprotease RseP, which translates into the protein MNISIWSIITVILMLGLLVTVHELGHFWMACFLKIKAYEVSIFIGPKLFSWKRKGVDYSIRALPFGAYVRFTDFDDQGNAIESDDPELLINQKRWKRLLVAIAGPFMNAVLGVLIFAIMNCVSGYTSLNIGPVSEGTQLAAAVTADSPYQMEDRIVKVNGDRVFTYLDFFYELDNGVREDQEMVLTLRSAETHELYEITLVPELTTRPMLGITYSLDTIEEYQGWEIYAVSEQQNGGNPILKEGDILREIDGKPVIDEDFEEYFANLTEGDTMHLTFERDGEIMEEDCLKTMITVANSRGVRLIAYDIKSAKDFFGAVKTAAMMPATIGNITVRAIGDVFEGEEEVYNMVSGPVGVTSVVSEVVDDQNDTLAIKIVSVIQLAGIISIGLVFTNMLPIPGLDGVQVILIIVEMVIGHKLSKKSETVINGIGFVMLIALMIFAFASDIIRIIVGG
- a CDS encoding magnesium chelatase family protein, coding for MGSRIKVVRIYSCYADGLARVPTEIEISLSPGLPTFDVIGLCDSTIRESRGRIRAALISSGFVMPKGHITVSISPAYLHKGGSAFDLPTALGILCVSGQISTTANMKIYAEGELGLTGELKGTPGAALRLRETSGFDIAIAPSAEKMSAACAKFSGMLFDTLADAVDSINSGSYSPIDHELSTDDYLTDSNEYPDISCIKGQSKAMRALLIAAAGRHNIVILGSPGCGKTMAGQVIRGLMPQLAPKEASDLYTIYEGIGSSDELITGERPFRYIHPGISLSGLIGSAGSLKPGELSLAHNGIVFADELCEFKPDILDAMRIPLEKHAVSFAKDGKRYEFPASFMFVGAGNPCRCGMFYENKVRCKCTPLVRDRYLNKISGPFADRIDIFTEMRTISGEDLKSITSVSDEDLSRAYREQVSAAWAMQQERYKNAAGTFNGSSDSTDAELMRADKGVIEYASEIAEKLTSSPRGFGKLIRVGRTIADLDGRADMRKSDIAEASVYRKR
- a CDS encoding DNA protecting protein DprA — its product is MDDKTRQDIEYAALRFHSGLTSASVRELFGSGIVETHRDLRADNITALISKMRESDQLSNKTREAADKLKKNTDAIRSNTENYIEIAERTGMFTVSEDDPDYPYLWKVISGMPKVVFGIGDRSILSACHTCGAAAMVGSRTPGRYSLYATEQFASHMAREGIVVVSGMALGIDRKSHESALDAGGKSIAFMPCGADQIYPFQNADIYDRMKAEGLILSEMPPGRKVIKQYFPSRNRLIAGLSDVCLIMEAGLYSGTLHTASFAANQGKDVFVLPNNIYVENCLGGLMLLKDGAEVLIRPEIVEERIKENVSYRYTDPKPETAEDPEEEVVELLKSRPLSIDDLCARLTYPYETIAAVLTGLELAMKVEQSKGKYVLTIC